The proteins below come from a single Acaryochloris sp. CCMEE 5410 genomic window:
- a CDS encoding transposase family protein, with the protein MSFEELQDKPRVLQSLTSINVQEFTTLLVSFKAAWEAFVQETFQREGRKRAYGGGRTAHLRSLEDKLLFILVSFRLYPTQEVQGYLFGTSQAQANEWIHRLSGVLNQALGYEKQLPEREPANLKAVLDVCPSLEFMIDGTERPINRPKDKKDRKTYYSGKKKAHTVKNNIISERGGKVLFLSDTYEGKKHDKKIADEERYRFPEGSKLWQDTGFQGFAPGGVSIKQPKKKPQKAELTDPQKEENRQISEVRVEVEHQIGGIKRCQIVVQKFRNWVDHYVDDVMETACGLHNFRLTHQRGKITGQFGTA; encoded by the coding sequence ATGAGCTTTGAAGAGCTTCAGGATAAACCTCGGGTTTTACAAAGCTTGACCAGCATCAATGTTCAGGAGTTTACAACGCTCTTGGTCAGCTTTAAGGCAGCCTGGGAAGCATTTGTTCAAGAAACATTTCAGCGCGAAGGACGCAAACGAGCTTACGGTGGCGGCAGAACTGCTCATTTGAGAAGCCTTGAGGATAAGTTGCTATTCATCTTGGTCTCTTTCCGCCTATATCCGACCCAAGAAGTCCAAGGATATCTATTTGGAACGAGTCAAGCTCAAGCGAATGAATGGATCCATCGACTCAGTGGTGTACTCAATCAAGCCTTAGGTTATGAGAAACAGCTCCCAGAGCGGGAACCAGCGAACCTAAAAGCAGTACTCGACGTTTGCCCGAGCTTAGAGTTCATGATTGATGGGACAGAACGCCCCATCAATCGGCCGAAGGATAAGAAGGACCGCAAGACCTATTACAGTGGCAAGAAAAAAGCCCACACGGTCAAAAACAATATCATCAGCGAACGAGGAGGTAAGGTATTGTTTTTGAGTGATACCTATGAAGGCAAAAAGCATGATAAGAAGATTGCTGATGAAGAAAGGTATCGGTTCCCAGAAGGGAGTAAGCTTTGGCAAGATACTGGGTTCCAAGGATTTGCCCCAGGTGGGGTGAGCATCAAGCAACCGAAGAAGAAACCTCAAAAAGCAGAATTGACAGATCCACAGAAAGAGGAAAATCGACAAATTTCAGAGGTCCGAGTTGAGGTGGAGCATCAAATTGGGGGGATTAAACGCTGTCAGATAGTGGTTCAGAAATTTAGAAATTGGGTTGACCATTATGTTGATGACGTGATGGAAACGGCTTGTGGGCTTCATAATTTCCGGTTGACTCACCAGCGCGGGAAAATTACCGGGCAATTTGGAACTGCCTAA
- a CDS encoding DUF4126 domain-containing protein, producing MEILISLCLGITLSAASGLRVFIPPLIMCMAALFGDLPLAPNLQWIGSYPALIVLSTAVVVEVLAYYIPGVNNLLDLIEIPTAIAVGSVLTAATLGDLNPVLQWTLAILAGGSAAGIVETTTSVTRVAATTMTGGVGNPVLSTIEAVLSVVLTLLGLAIPLLAAGIVLLVIIGLIRKTKSILLARRQRRQANRTMEGRYRSRTRYRWR from the coding sequence ATGGAAATCCTTATTAGTCTCTGTCTCGGGATTACCCTCAGTGCAGCTAGCGGTTTACGGGTCTTTATCCCACCCCTGATTATGTGTATGGCGGCCCTATTTGGTGATCTGCCGTTGGCCCCCAATTTGCAGTGGATTGGCTCCTATCCTGCTCTGATTGTATTGAGCACTGCCGTGGTGGTTGAAGTGTTGGCCTACTACATTCCCGGAGTCAATAATCTGCTGGATTTAATCGAGATTCCGACGGCAATTGCAGTGGGTTCCGTCTTAACCGCAGCTACGTTAGGTGATCTCAATCCCGTTTTGCAATGGACCTTAGCGATTCTGGCTGGTGGCAGTGCCGCCGGAATCGTGGAAACAACCACCTCCGTCACCCGTGTCGCCGCAACCACCATGACTGGAGGGGTCGGGAACCCTGTCCTCTCCACCATCGAAGCTGTATTATCCGTGGTCTTAACATTGCTAGGGTTAGCGATTCCTTTGCTGGCGGCTGGCATCGTCTTATTAGTGATTATTGGGTTAATTCGTAAAACCAAATCAATCTTGCTGGCCAGGCGTCAACGCCGCCAAGCCAACCGAACGATGGAAGGCCGATATAGAAGCAGAACTAGGTATCGCTGGAGATAA
- a CDS encoding dynamin family protein — translation MAQLDTYRNLLQTLQMTVGVLELRETDELRREVLTVVNRVQKTALRIAIFGPFNYGKSTLLNALLGEKALPIDLIPTTGAAITVRYGPQLQTRICLQSSQEIVELGTDILKQYAILDDNRRMREDVVSVEVSCPHPFLQTGVELLDLPGTNDREAQDALAKEQLLTADLVIQMLDGRKLMTLGEREHLRDWLLDRGIESVVFVVNFLNLLDPDDQKQVMNRMRFVAESFRSQLPPGISNLYRVDALPALRAQLKGDMATAQTTGLPMLETALQSIVQAYQTDGMPTQSKRAIALAKQLQLALQEKIAFVQSQVQTDVQDRAQQRLEIKQRAQKLIIKGFRESVADTKVWLDLPTLLRNHETGAQIALQQERFPAWLTETLKPTWLKHQREVVGWVHKACAFFNQPRPAELWFAFPSGPAPQSQPQPSTSSTQSKEDEIAPVAIATGLGWLMGGPLGAAIFGGTGYVVNKLENIAVSKADLPKFEKNDESYQQAARYYLTQFRAAALTALQEYERTAEKIILTPVVEANAEPKSYQNQHQLTLLQNTLTSLEEAIEAI, via the coding sequence ATGGCTCAACTGGATACCTACCGTAATTTGCTCCAAACTCTACAGATGACTGTAGGAGTGTTGGAGCTTCGAGAAACAGATGAGTTGCGGCGAGAGGTGCTTACAGTTGTAAATAGGGTCCAGAAGACAGCCCTTAGAATTGCAATCTTCGGCCCCTTTAACTATGGGAAATCTACGCTGCTCAATGCTTTGCTAGGGGAAAAAGCCCTCCCCATTGATTTGATCCCGACGACTGGAGCTGCCATTACCGTTCGCTATGGCCCACAGCTACAAACGCGCATTTGTTTGCAAAGCAGCCAGGAAATTGTGGAGCTAGGGACGGATATTCTCAAGCAGTACGCCATTTTGGATGATAATCGGCGGATGCGAGAAGACGTAGTGTCTGTAGAAGTGAGCTGTCCCCATCCGTTTTTACAAACGGGTGTGGAGCTATTAGACCTACCGGGAACCAATGATCGGGAAGCCCAAGATGCTCTGGCCAAAGAACAACTGCTAACGGCAGATTTAGTGATTCAGATGCTGGATGGTCGCAAATTGATGACCTTAGGGGAACGGGAACACCTGCGGGACTGGCTGTTGGATCGGGGCATCGAAAGCGTCGTATTTGTGGTTAATTTCTTAAACCTATTAGACCCTGACGATCAAAAACAGGTGATGAACCGAATGCGGTTTGTGGCCGAAAGCTTTCGGTCTCAGCTCCCCCCTGGGATTAGCAATCTTTACCGTGTCGATGCATTGCCTGCGTTGCGTGCCCAACTGAAAGGCGATATGGCCACTGCTCAAACCACGGGCTTGCCCATGTTAGAAACGGCGTTGCAAAGTATTGTTCAGGCTTATCAAACAGACGGCATGCCGACTCAATCAAAGCGTGCGATCGCACTGGCGAAACAACTCCAACTCGCCCTCCAAGAAAAAATTGCCTTTGTCCAATCCCAAGTCCAGACCGACGTCCAAGATCGGGCTCAGCAGCGCTTGGAGATTAAACAACGCGCCCAAAAATTGATTATCAAAGGATTCCGAGAGAGTGTAGCTGATACCAAAGTGTGGCTTGATTTGCCCACCTTGCTCCGCAACCATGAAACAGGAGCCCAGATCGCGCTCCAACAAGAGCGTTTTCCAGCTTGGCTCACGGAAACTTTAAAACCCACCTGGCTGAAACACCAGCGTGAAGTGGTGGGTTGGGTTCACAAAGCTTGTGCATTCTTTAACCAACCTCGCCCGGCAGAATTATGGTTTGCATTCCCCAGTGGTCCTGCACCCCAATCACAACCCCAGCCGTCTACATCCTCTACTCAATCCAAGGAAGATGAAATTGCCCCGGTTGCGATCGCAACCGGATTAGGCTGGTTGATGGGTGGCCCCCTAGGAGCCGCTATTTTTGGTGGTACTGGATATGTCGTCAACAAACTGGAAAATATCGCTGTTTCTAAAGCAGATTTACCCAAGTTTGAAAAGAACGATGAAAGCTACCAGCAGGCAGCCCGTTACTATCTCACTCAGTTTCGAGCTGCGGCTTTAACTGCCCTGCAAGAGTATGAACGCACAGCCGAGAAGATTATCTTAACCCCGGTTGTGGAAGCGAACGCAGAACCGAAGTCTTATCAAAATCAGCATCAACTCACCCTCCTGCAAAACACCCTGACATCCCTCGAAGAGGCGATTGAGGCAATATAG
- a CDS encoding NB-ARC domain-containing protein: MLTPQIHVFSQCWHGQSYRQIADSTGYEVGYIKKVGSHLWQKLSNVLNTKVSKNNFKIALSEYIGLHPLPNFVLSPNTSNEECVYQDWGEAVNVSSFWGRSTELATLQEWILGDQCSLITLLGIGGVGKTALSVKLAQQLQSQFAYVLWRSLKNMPPVMELLADLILNLCNQSLPKLPNTPSQRISVLIQYLQQQRCLIVLDNVESLFQSGQFGRYQPMYEEYGELLQRIGEVAHNSCLVLTSRELPEEVAIQMGTHLPVRVFKLEGLGTTAAYEILKSKGLSGSASETTSLIEAYQGNPLALKIAATSIQDVFSGNVTEFIQQGTMAFNGIRRLLDQQFERLSALERQVMTWLAIYREPATIQQLASDVISLPSFTTLLEALEFLGRRSLIEKVLPNETRPAGFTLQPVVMEYVTENLISHVSHELVGDQMDDLHQYPLVLVQSKDYLREAQIRLILKPIFRHLLETYPNQGQLEQHLKHLLNSLQTHAQNRLTYAVGNILNLLRLCQADFCNLDLSHLTIQQADLREVKLHQVNFAHANLESTLFSETLGSIFSLAYSPNGSCLAVADTGNIKLYDFLRYQHQQTLSSHKVLILSITFSDDGCLIASCSVDHTIKVWNVKSGSCIQTLKGHTGAVMSVAFQPQTGADPDYILASASQDGSVKIWNISTQACIQSLNAEGQSARSVTFNSSGDQLAIGYLDGQVSLWHMSSNRRQCLPPDVTSQESPLAFSPDDRQLAVGYSDGQIQLWDVYQAKRIRILQGHTTQIFSVAFSTDGQLLASSSGDNTVRIWDLPTGQCLKCLQGHTSRVSTVAFHPDNLCLASGSEDSTVRVWDVQTGQLLKCLNGYNDYVWSVAHSPTHTIVASGSNDRGVRLWNTQSGQGVQNLEGHSGRVRSVAYSADGQVLVSATYSYEIKVWDSTNGICLNTFRMPGEWCWDIALRPDGDVLAVSGGDNNVHLWNVHTGELLNTLVGEEHYALGLAYSPSGQYLATSRLNSVQIWDLASGACVQTLSDEDWIWSVAFHPQESLLVTGGNDGSVKLWDLEQGKCLCHMNEHAAIVLSVIFSADGQAIASGSFDRTVRIWEAQTGECIQVLGGHSDGIFSVSFAAEGNIITSGGMDETVRVWNVHTGTCLHTLQPPKLYEGMNISGATGLTDAERQTLKILGAVER; this comes from the coding sequence GTGCTTACGCCCCAGATTCATGTTTTCTCCCAATGTTGGCATGGACAATCCTACCGTCAAATCGCTGATAGCACTGGCTATGAAGTCGGTTATATCAAAAAGGTGGGTTCTCATTTATGGCAGAAGCTATCTAATGTTTTAAACACAAAAGTATCTAAAAATAACTTCAAAATTGCACTCAGTGAATATATTGGGTTACATCCATTACCCAACTTTGTTCTGTCCCCTAACACCAGTAATGAGGAATGTGTATATCAAGATTGGGGAGAGGCAGTAAATGTATCTTCCTTTTGGGGGCGGTCAACAGAATTAGCCACACTTCAGGAATGGATATTAGGTGATCAATGTAGCTTGATTACCCTGTTAGGAATTGGAGGGGTCGGTAAAACAGCACTCTCCGTGAAGTTAGCCCAACAGCTCCAAAGTCAGTTTGCCTATGTACTCTGGCGAAGCCTCAAGAATATGCCCCCGGTGATGGAGTTACTAGCAGACTTAATCCTCAACTTATGCAATCAAAGCTTACCTAAATTACCCAACACACCATCTCAACGAATTTCAGTTCTTATTCAGTATTTACAGCAACAGCGATGTCTAATCGTTTTAGACAATGTTGAAAGTTTATTTCAGAGTGGTCAATTTGGGCGTTATCAACCCATGTATGAAGAGTATGGTGAACTTCTCCAACGAATTGGTGAGGTTGCCCATAACAGTTGTCTGGTTTTGACCAGTCGCGAATTGCCAGAAGAAGTTGCCATCCAAATGGGGACACATTTACCCGTCCGTGTCTTTAAGTTAGAAGGATTAGGCACTACGGCTGCCTACGAAATTCTCAAGAGTAAAGGGCTATCAGGTTCAGCCTCAGAAACAACCTCGCTGATCGAGGCTTATCAAGGTAATCCTCTAGCGTTAAAGATTGCCGCTACATCCATTCAGGATGTGTTTTCAGGGAATGTGACTGAGTTTATTCAGCAAGGGACGATGGCTTTCAATGGGATTCGTCGGCTGTTGGATCAACAGTTTGAGCGATTATCTGCGCTAGAACGACAAGTGATGACCTGGTTGGCTATTTATCGTGAACCTGCCACTATCCAACAACTCGCTAGTGATGTTATCAGTTTGCCTTCCTTTACGACCTTGCTTGAAGCTCTGGAGTTTCTGGGTCGTCGCTCGCTGATCGAAAAAGTCTTACCGAACGAGACCCGTCCAGCTGGTTTTACATTGCAACCCGTGGTCATGGAATACGTAACCGAGAATTTAATTTCTCATGTAAGTCATGAACTCGTTGGGGATCAAATGGATGATCTGCATCAATATCCGTTGGTCCTGGTGCAATCCAAAGATTATTTACGAGAAGCTCAAATTCGACTGATTCTTAAGCCTATTTTTCGTCATCTCTTAGAAACCTATCCCAACCAAGGCCAGCTAGAACAACATCTCAAACACCTTTTAAATAGTCTGCAAACTCATGCTCAAAATAGACTCACCTATGCGGTAGGGAATATTTTGAATCTACTGCGACTTTGTCAGGCAGATTTTTGCAACTTAGATTTATCTCACTTAACGATCCAGCAGGCAGATCTACGAGAAGTCAAACTCCACCAAGTCAATTTTGCCCATGCCAACTTAGAATCAACCCTATTTTCTGAAACCCTAGGCAGTATCTTTAGTCTTGCCTATAGTCCCAATGGAAGTTGTTTGGCCGTTGCTGATACTGGGAACATCAAACTCTATGATTTCCTGCGATACCAGCATCAGCAGACCTTATCCAGTCACAAGGTGCTGATCTTATCTATCACCTTTAGCGATGATGGTTGTTTAATTGCAAGCTGTAGTGTTGACCACACCATTAAGGTTTGGAATGTTAAGTCAGGAAGTTGCATCCAGACTTTGAAAGGGCATACGGGGGCAGTGATGTCGGTGGCCTTTCAGCCTCAAACTGGGGCTGACCCAGATTATATTTTGGCCAGTGCTAGCCAAGATGGCAGTGTCAAGATCTGGAATATCAGCACTCAAGCCTGCATTCAAAGTTTGAATGCAGAAGGACAGTCCGCTCGATCCGTGACCTTCAATTCCAGTGGCGATCAATTGGCGATTGGCTATCTTGATGGTCAGGTCAGTCTTTGGCATATGTCATCCAATCGCAGACAGTGTCTGCCCCCAGACGTCACTAGTCAAGAATCTCCCCTTGCGTTTAGTCCCGATGATCGACAATTAGCTGTGGGCTATAGTGATGGGCAAATTCAGCTCTGGGATGTGTATCAAGCAAAACGGATCAGAATCCTCCAGGGCCACACAACCCAAATCTTCTCGGTGGCCTTTAGCACTGATGGCCAATTATTGGCAAGTAGTTCCGGCGACAATACCGTCAGAATTTGGGATCTGCCAACAGGTCAGTGCTTGAAATGCTTGCAAGGCCATACATCACGGGTGTCTACGGTGGCGTTCCATCCAGACAATCTGTGCCTGGCGAGTGGAAGTGAAGACTCAACGGTGCGGGTATGGGATGTGCAAACGGGACAACTGCTGAAGTGTCTGAATGGATATAACGATTATGTGTGGTCAGTGGCTCATAGTCCAACCCACACGATAGTTGCGAGTGGGAGTAATGATCGGGGGGTACGACTTTGGAATACCCAATCGGGTCAAGGTGTGCAAAATCTGGAAGGCCATTCTGGTCGGGTAAGATCAGTGGCCTACAGTGCCGATGGTCAAGTGTTGGTGAGTGCAACCTATTCTTATGAGATCAAGGTTTGGGATTCTACGAATGGGATTTGCCTAAATACCTTTCGAATGCCAGGCGAATGGTGCTGGGATATAGCGCTAAGACCCGATGGAGACGTATTAGCTGTTTCTGGTGGAGACAACAATGTCCATCTATGGAATGTTCATACTGGGGAATTGCTGAATACCCTGGTGGGAGAAGAACATTATGCGCTGGGTTTGGCCTATAGTCCTTCGGGGCAATACCTGGCTACGTCAAGATTGAATAGTGTCCAGATTTGGGATCTGGCCTCAGGCGCTTGCGTTCAAACCCTGAGTGATGAAGATTGGATCTGGTCCGTTGCCTTCCATCCCCAGGAGTCTTTACTGGTGACGGGGGGTAATGACGGAAGCGTCAAACTTTGGGATCTGGAGCAAGGTAAATGTCTCTGCCATATGAATGAGCATGCGGCCATTGTCTTGTCTGTAATTTTTAGTGCTGATGGTCAGGCTATCGCAAGTGGGAGCTTTGATCGCACAGTTCGCATTTGGGAAGCACAGACAGGGGAATGCATCCAAGTGCTGGGAGGTCATTCTGACGGTATCTTCTCAGTTTCTTTTGCAGCCGAAGGCAATATCATCACCAGTGGCGGAATGGACGAAACGGTCCGAGTCTGGAATGTGCACACTGGAACATGCTTGCACACCCTGCAGCCCCCGAAATTGTATGAAGGCATGAACATTTCAGGGGCCACTGGATTAACTGACGCTGAACGACAGACGCTCAAGATTTTAGGTGCGGTAGAACGCTAG
- a CDS encoding dynamin family protein codes for MSNSVETASFLEDLDRISQIRQEIASHLSSIAETLEDAERAGESASGSLQLQQEIEDVSVACRNLKQGVFRLMVLGDMKRGKSTFLNALIGENLLPSDVNPCTALLTILRYGPDKTVTVHFNDGKSPEQIDFASFKDRYTIDPEEAKQLEEQKQIAFPDVSHAVVEYPLPLLEKGVEIVDSPGLNDTEARNDLSLGFIQNCHAILFVLRATQPCTLAERRYLENYIKDRGLSIFFLINAWDQIKESLIDPDDPDELEDATRKLHKVFHANLAEYCQVDGYDLYEERVFPVSALQALRKRVKDTDANLEGTGFPDFLASLNTFLTQERAIAELRQARTLARQALNRVHDATNRRIPLLDQSVQELEQRIESVEPEFEDLKEIGENFREDIHRMRDQRSRSIADSFRTYIFDLEATFDQDFLKYQPPDLELLDLFSQGRREAFNAAFQQAFQQYVNDKFFAWSIRAERDLKDAFEELSKSAEQYGNSYARITDRITEKLTGQNMNARGPKRQSNDNVPGWAKWAMGLFSLASGNIGGAAMAVTGFDFQSIMLNFFTSAGIALIASSVFGIMLGPITFALVGLGIGALQADHARKQLTKATKEEFVKCLPQIAQEKYQPIYSSVQDCFDAYNQEVMQRLQEDIQSRKQELDNLLEQKNSREIDRQTEVARLENLEQAVSTDCELIETAYQNLLATA; via the coding sequence ATGAGTAATTCCGTTGAAACCGCTAGCTTCCTGGAAGATTTAGATCGAATTTCTCAAATCCGCCAGGAAATTGCCTCCCACCTATCCAGCATTGCCGAAACCTTAGAAGATGCTGAACGGGCTGGAGAATCCGCCTCTGGATCATTGCAGCTTCAACAAGAAATTGAAGACGTGAGTGTCGCCTGCCGCAACTTAAAGCAGGGAGTTTTCCGGTTGATGGTTCTAGGAGATATGAAGCGAGGGAAAAGCACCTTCCTCAACGCTTTGATTGGAGAAAACTTACTGCCCAGTGACGTCAATCCCTGTACAGCCCTGCTGACCATCTTGCGATATGGTCCCGATAAAACTGTAACCGTCCACTTCAATGATGGTAAATCCCCCGAACAAATTGACTTTGCTAGCTTCAAAGACCGCTACACCATTGACCCAGAAGAAGCAAAGCAGCTAGAAGAACAAAAGCAGATTGCCTTCCCAGATGTGAGCCATGCCGTGGTCGAGTATCCGCTGCCGTTGTTAGAGAAAGGGGTTGAGATTGTCGATAGCCCAGGCTTAAACGATACGGAAGCCAGAAACGATCTCTCCCTAGGTTTTATCCAAAACTGTCATGCCATTCTGTTTGTACTGCGAGCCACTCAGCCTTGCACCCTGGCTGAACGTCGCTACCTCGAGAACTATATTAAAGATCGGGGATTGTCGATCTTCTTTTTGATTAATGCTTGGGACCAAATTAAGGAAAGTCTGATTGACCCCGATGATCCAGACGAATTGGAAGATGCTACCCGCAAACTCCATAAAGTCTTTCATGCCAACCTGGCAGAATACTGCCAAGTCGATGGCTATGACCTCTATGAAGAGCGGGTATTTCCCGTTTCAGCCTTGCAGGCTCTCCGCAAGCGAGTGAAAGATACGGATGCTAACTTAGAGGGCACCGGATTTCCCGACTTTTTGGCCTCACTGAATACGTTCCTGACTCAGGAGCGCGCGATCGCAGAATTGCGGCAAGCCCGAACCTTGGCTCGACAAGCTCTCAACCGAGTTCATGATGCCACAAATCGACGGATTCCCCTGTTAGATCAGAGCGTTCAGGAATTAGAGCAACGCATTGAGTCCGTCGAGCCGGAATTTGAGGATTTGAAAGAAATTGGTGAGAACTTTAGAGAAGATATTCATCGGATGCGAGATCAGCGATCGCGTTCGATTGCCGATTCATTTCGCACCTATATATTCGATTTAGAGGCAACCTTTGATCAAGACTTCCTCAAATATCAACCCCCTGATCTAGAGTTGCTGGATCTATTTAGTCAAGGACGCCGGGAAGCCTTTAACGCTGCTTTTCAACAAGCCTTTCAGCAGTATGTCAATGATAAGTTCTTTGCTTGGAGCATCCGCGCCGAGCGGGACTTAAAAGATGCCTTCGAAGAACTGTCTAAAAGTGCTGAGCAATACGGTAACTCTTATGCCAGAATTACCGACCGAATTACCGAAAAATTGACGGGGCAAAATATGAATGCTCGCGGTCCCAAACGTCAGTCCAATGATAACGTACCTGGATGGGCTAAATGGGCAATGGGTTTATTCTCCCTCGCCTCTGGCAATATCGGCGGGGCGGCAATGGCCGTTACGGGGTTTGACTTCCAGAGCATTATGCTCAACTTCTTCACCTCTGCTGGCATTGCCCTGATTGCTTCATCCGTCTTTGGCATTATGTTGGGGCCGATTACTTTTGCATTGGTGGGATTAGGCATTGGGGCGTTGCAAGCGGATCATGCCCGCAAACAATTGACCAAGGCGACGAAAGAAGAGTTTGTGAAATGTCTACCCCAAATTGCCCAGGAAAAATACCAGCCCATTTATAGCTCGGTCCAAGACTGTTTTGATGCCTACAACCAAGAGGTGATGCAGCGCTTGCAAGAGGATATCCAGTCTCGCAAACAAGAGTTAGACAACCTCCTAGAGCAGAAAAACTCACGAGAGATCGATCGCCAAACGGAAGTTGCTCGCTTAGAGAATTTAGAGCAGGCCGTCTCTACCGACTGTGAGCTGATCGAGACGGCCTATCAGAATCTATTGGCTACGGCATAA
- a CDS encoding HAD-IA family hydrolase has protein sequence MRLIVFDFDGTLADSLGIFIEATNRLARDFRYEPLSPVQIELMRKLGIQEIAQELGIPKWRSLCYLQRFRQELTHSIDDLSLVEGIETALHNLKSEGYRLGIVTANSRRNVEYVLQKYAIDHLFEFIYGGQILSGKRRTLKKLARLKATDPKELVYVGDEINDVKAAKQVGLTSIAVCWGFNDRTVLAEKTPNFLLEHPDQILQSLSQGHLSLESA, from the coding sequence ATGCGCTTGATCGTTTTTGATTTTGACGGCACCCTTGCCGATTCCCTTGGCATATTTATCGAAGCCACCAATCGCCTAGCTAGAGATTTTCGATATGAACCTCTATCTCCGGTTCAAATCGAGCTAATGCGGAAGTTAGGGATTCAAGAAATTGCTCAAGAATTAGGGATTCCCAAATGGAGATCCCTTTGCTATTTGCAGCGTTTTCGGCAGGAGCTGACTCATAGTATTGACGATTTATCGTTAGTCGAAGGCATCGAAACCGCCCTCCATAATTTGAAGTCTGAAGGTTATCGTTTAGGGATTGTTACTGCTAATTCTCGCAGGAATGTTGAGTATGTTCTTCAGAAATATGCTATCGATCATCTCTTTGAATTTATTTATGGTGGTCAGATTCTATCGGGGAAGAGACGGACGCTAAAAAAATTGGCTAGACTCAAGGCCACTGACCCTAAAGAATTGGTTTATGTGGGTGATGAAATTAATGATGTGAAGGCAGCTAAACAGGTTGGTTTAACTAGTATTGCCGTTTGTTGGGGGTTTAATGACCGAACAGTTCTTGCGGAGAAAACCCCTAATTTTTTACTGGAGCACCCTGATCAGATTCTTCAAAGCCTGAGTCAAGGGCATCTATCGCTTGAGTCTGCCTAG